The Candidatus Zixiibacteriota bacterium genome has a window encoding:
- a CDS encoding AAA family ATPase: MTSHNSCRIVVTGAPGSGKTEFIERLKNEDLLAGFVFFEELARVILSESPDIRHDRSALHREIFRRQTEREDAIGDKSFITDRGTVDAFAFHPETMTEVETSLEREYRRYTAIIQLGSAAALGEPYYSKDDVRRESIAEALAIEAAIRDVWGAHSQFTFIPACRELEDKYVRFRRQIVQYTTVSRFYMDK; encoded by the coding sequence ATGACCAGTCACAACAGTTGTCGAATCGTCGTCACCGGTGCGCCCGGATCCGGCAAGACTGAGTTTATCGAACGGCTCAAGAACGAAGACTTACTGGCTGGGTTCGTCTTCTTCGAGGAACTGGCGCGTGTCATCTTGAGCGAATCGCCCGATATCCGCCATGATCGCTCCGCCCTCCACCGCGAAATCTTCCGCCGCCAGACCGAGCGCGAGGATGCCATCGGCGACAAGTCATTTATCACTGATCGCGGCACGGTCGATGCGTTCGCCTTTCACCCCGAAACGATGACCGAGGTTGAAACGTCGCTGGAGCGCGAATACCGCCGCTACACGGCCATCATCCAGCTTGGCTCGGCGGCGGCGCTGGGTGAGCCTTACTACTCGAAAGACGACGTGCGCCGTGAGTCGATCGCCGAGGCGCTGGCGATCGAGGCGGCCATCCGCGACGTATGGGGGGCACATTCGCAGTTTACCTTTATCCCGGCTTGCCGGGAACTCGAGGATAAATACGTCCGGTTCCGCCGGCAGATCGTACAATACACGACTGTGTCACGGTTTTATATGGACAAATAA
- a CDS encoding DUF1579 family protein, with amino-acid sequence MKSVFNIIMIVLAATVPALPVLAQHEGHGETQEMHAFGPPAEMKQVAGFVGSWKYQGEMRMDPNAEWTKHDAAAVFTLVCGGAALQMDFTGNMMGMEMKGLSLTGFDRETGKWQGIWTDNFAGRMSYYEGDFMDGRLVHSGKDLMQGMTMFTRTTYYDITDKTMNWMMENSMDGQTWFVSMRGTYTRQ; translated from the coding sequence ATGAAGTCAGTGTTCAACATCATTATGATAGTACTCGCCGCAACTGTGCCGGCCCTGCCGGTACTGGCTCAGCATGAGGGCCACGGCGAGACTCAGGAAATGCACGCGTTCGGCCCGCCTGCCGAGATGAAACAGGTGGCCGGATTTGTCGGCTCGTGGAAATACCAGGGCGAAATGCGCATGGACCCGAATGCCGAGTGGACCAAGCATGATGCCGCTGCAGTGTTTACTCTGGTGTGCGGCGGCGCCGCCCTGCAAATGGATTTCACCGGCAACATGATGGGCATGGAAATGAAAGGTCTCAGCCTGACCGGATTCGATCGCGAGACCGGCAAGTGGCAGGGCATTTGGACCGACAATTTCGCCGGGCGGATGTCATACTACGAGGGCGATTTCATGGACGGCAGACTGGTGCACTCAGGCAAGGACCTCATGCAGGGCATGACCATGTTCACCCGGACTACCTACTATGACATCACTGACAAGACGATGAATTGGATGATGGAGAACTCGATGGACGGCCAGACCTGGTTTGTCTCCATGCGCGGCACGTACACGCGGCAGTAG